A window from Candidatus Paceibacterota bacterium encodes these proteins:
- a CDS encoding terminase small subunit → MEDKKETNSPDKTMGRPSLCTAEMVRSAEYYSREWKSLDTNDVLPSIEGLALYLGVTRKTIYNWLQEAETDKNHQDFLYICEQILIRQFKQLSNGGLQGTYNSAITKLMMSKHGYVDKAETENKHSFDLPEDKKKQLDQILKNDDKQTGPTTNDDGISGGEAVPGK, encoded by the coding sequence ATGGAAGATAAAAAAGAAACAAATTCCCCGGATAAGACAATGGGAAGACCATCGCTTTGTACCGCCGAAATGGTGAGGTCTGCTGAGTATTATTCGAGAGAGTGGAAATCTCTTGATACTAACGACGTTTTACCCTCAATCGAAGGGTTGGCCCTATATCTCGGAGTAACAAGGAAGACAATCTATAATTGGCTACAAGAAGCGGAAACTGACAAAAATCATCAAGACTTTTTATACATCTGTGAGCAGATTTTAATCAGGCAATTTAAACAATTATCCAACGGAGGGCTTCAAGGGACTTATAATTCAGCGATCACCAAACTAATGATGAGCAAGCACGGATATGTAGATAAGGCAGAAACAGAAAACAAACATAGTTTTGATTTACCCGAAGACAAAAAGAAACAACTAGATCAAATTTTAAAAAACGATGATAAACAAACTGGCCCTACAACGAATGATGACGGGATCTCGGGAGGAGAGGCTGTACCTGGCAAGTAA